One Dermacentor silvarum isolate Dsil-2018 chromosome 10, BIME_Dsil_1.4, whole genome shotgun sequence genomic window carries:
- the LOC125940873 gene encoding uncharacterized protein LOC125940873, which yields MHTLATGEGFLSPEMYGARVVVSPSSQSAGGGRKLVYFIEEAPRPPPGALVPRVALFLILVLWFGTIFASVATFWLYLYPKDKTSHVARAVTSTAKALSSLASTAASGRL from the exons ATGCATACGTTGGCGACGGGCGAAGGGTTTTTGAGCCCCGAG ATGTACGGCGCGCGGGTCGTCGTGTCGCCCAGCAGCCAGTCGGCGGGCGGCGGCCGCAAGCTCGTCTACTTCATCGAGGAAGCCCCGAGGCCACCGCCGGGAGCCCTTGTTCCGCGCGTGGCGCTCTTCCTCATACTCGTCCTCTGGTTCGGCACCATCTTCGCGTCGGTGGCCACGTTCTGGCTCTACCTGTACCCCAAGGACAAGACAAGCCACGTCGCGCGCGCCGTGACGTCCACGGCCAAGGCTCTGTCCTCGCTCGCGAGCACTGCCGCCAGCGGGCGCCTCTGA